A window of the Methanomassiliicoccales archaeon genome harbors these coding sequences:
- a CDS encoding CARDB domain-containing protein, translated as MSSSIENRIISFAIVWCLVTSLFAGLLIVVPEESEAALPSILPNGDVIIGSDYEFSTWPINPNLNGAEIKMRGNLTIRSGGIVTINDGTLSFAQDIGMDRIPGTADDHVYKLIIEDGGRLILNRATLTTHLDTIFNYPSLGVLVRNGGVLQATDSVLKFPGHIVVDSSQLVLTDSVVTGHLSTDISKYCIPSYFPSDFFDDSAVILSVSSTCTLMNSRVERIYENSSVPLPPSTYNHNYPFASDDATRNLVQYTLSRNVNSFTAANTAMGPLVNITMDDSRYVMVGPGQTLSLGSVAIDGLVFPASTSYSITMHVKYKTDLGYDGTSYFLWSYENGALTTTTIQPRDTHLSYDPNVNIEAVESFAMPAMSSADLRNLNISFSNNAVSSPGFVYINRVWFDITFSLPTYRNITMAGSSSLIALDTYLDVDFNNDRIAHNQLNVRDASNAYLYGVWGDVEEEDIEYERVPAYFISSGTTSAYPISKGTLDNTTSSLATLRSVDGVYYDVAANQVMALENFNVGDISGPLSAVTLTVSVRVAAGYVVDQYVKWGTSWSLLYNTSIRPSSTTLTTYNFDLYSAGITDVSKLNNLKISFTNTRAQLVQFDRIAITVETGPAIYVYRWADVNAVDEQQLPISGAFVNATLLSNGGQAYYYTPSGVSPVPPSEVLSYLNRNTENYKITNESGSVMLPLLSDILTRTDQLPNLVPIHGYNLFINYTNVSSVFYSGQVAISFDSYPAIGKENQTRIIEFTMPDLYLDRPDLQINSMSVAPSTIFVDDIATISVQVRNNGLTGARNVVVNLTDSLSTWTGEQTVGIIGPGATVEVQFSWVATPAGMHTITARVDPKNVVAESSEVNNERSLSFTVLANLPELSVTSTDISFTPQPAFSNSPVTTTVVVSNALGRADAKDVTVSFYIGDPRTSGQLIGTNIINVTKGAANTTNFVWTPTEIGTYDIYVQVNAGQSPKEYSYANNLASRAITVDLSLMDTDLVVDDSNVVTFSGASFSQRGRVIVMEQGTLIIRSATFTMFEDYDGQFQIYVMDQGRLIIEGATLATTKSIWMYVMEDAIVWVNDSLLSDGLKIKLDGYSQFSIERSTVHAELVAPTSSNSILRASSTTFTKSLSSFGGKAIAYLTSVSTPSLVAKENALIYHYRNIEVTVVDLANNRIAGAEVVLRYYVNRSDVSAAVTNVAGALRFAALCDVITATGSMYHGRYALNASYAFMARTYYASEAAVSLSPYSAPLSVSDAKITLVIQAIIPISEWDIIVDDNNIVELEGTTFNHRGRVIVMDNGALRIRNGGLAIDQDSNYQFQIFVQDNGRLELYKATLSSDFNIWLYASGNAVVRIEESTVHSSVIMRLDGLSKVYLLNSTIGSGISAPSSSSARVWAWNTTFLTSWNAFGGNAVAYLVSVRVPALRPIEGALVLHYRWVKATVLDGNNYAIPNAVVQIRFYVNGTLFSSVRASADGTVLFAALCDRIDANGANYLGNYRLNATYWFQGTPYESSVVPVSLAPYAEPLSALSYVKSISIPSALPDLDPPIFVSNSQPYRNENVTITTHVTNVGVVDANNVMVRFKDGTSVISDIIVPKISPGETVIVSVVWRASYPLGLHNISVVIDPLNLIKELTVDDNTNWTLVEVRGVVDLYISEVDVTVTPASPTTNSSASITVVVHNSGDIAASNVNVSFTDVMPGGQQVLIGYALIPTVPGLGGTGAASVSWVPTIPGNHVLIIRVNVGIPPIPEQITSNNNVSYPVIVRNYADLTPSSITFRPLTAIYVGNQVFVDAAIANIGQTAAANVVVNFWEGSIGTGRLFDTKTISSVASGQTVTVTGSWIVQPIAGAKFQTRTIWVDVNPARTVIETNYNNNRLSQGVIVVDNRPDLMFVGTLNFTSGSSEVTEAVLGETIVMRVSLKNDGFTNAMGVKIRFEAGDSDGYYMTLFIVSRDVRANETIRIEQSWIVNTTTSGNYTIRATVDYNSQVNETNEGNNILTKTFRVNPPVPQISISVPLGEQKVDSNIIVSGVVTNSRTGAPLPNQAVVLTIMTTGLPRPIIENVTVYTGPSGVFQGTLHIPANVKEGTYVASASVTIDNKTVSVMSAGFQIVRGPSETSVPFWVWLLIIALVVLIIVAFSFKLYRGLGRMVECGECGALIPESSKRCPKCGVEFETGTAKCSNCGAWIPVSSSECPECGVKFVSEPLPEEESDYVRKMREQYEAYVAPFREQGKQALGKKYSEAKFQEWWKKQPSYISFEKWLSQEEQKRKAAGSAFPCPICGTLNPKGSNICSKCGTVFDKTMMSEAPTTASTEQSSEPSKPARRIVRRAAEKKTITKKPEEAGQPSEEQQQPEEQKAQ; from the coding sequence ATGAGCAGTTCCATTGAGAATAGGATAATTAGCTTTGCAATTGTATGGTGTCTAGTGACTTCTCTGTTCGCCGGACTTCTAATAGTCGTCCCTGAAGAGAGTGAGGCTGCATTGCCCTCCATTCTGCCGAATGGGGATGTGATCATTGGCTCAGATTATGAGTTCAGTACTTGGCCGATAAATCCTAATCTTAACGGCGCTGAGATTAAGATGAGAGGAAATCTTACCATTCGATCCGGCGGTATTGTAACAATAAATGATGGTACGCTGAGCTTTGCCCAAGATATTGGTATGGATCGCATCCCTGGGACCGCTGACGATCATGTGTACAAATTAATAATAGAAGACGGCGGTCGACTTATCCTGAATCGTGCCACCCTTACCACCCATCTAGATACCATCTTCAACTATCCTAGCCTGGGTGTGCTGGTTCGCAACGGTGGGGTTCTTCAAGCCACCGACTCCGTGCTCAAATTCCCAGGTCATATTGTGGTGGATTCGTCTCAATTAGTATTGACGGATAGCGTGGTGACGGGACACTTATCAACCGACATAAGCAAATATTGTATCCCAAGCTATTTCCCATCCGATTTTTTCGATGACTCGGCTGTGATTCTATCGGTCTCTAGCACCTGCACTTTGATGAACTCGAGAGTAGAGCGCATCTATGAAAATTCGAGCGTGCCTCTCCCGCCAAGCACGTATAATCACAACTATCCCTTCGCCTCTGATGATGCTACGAGGAATCTCGTGCAGTACACCTTATCCAGAAATGTTAATTCCTTTACCGCGGCCAATACTGCCATGGGCCCTTTGGTGAATATAACCATGGATGACAGCAGGTATGTGATGGTAGGGCCTGGTCAGACCCTTTCTTTGGGGTCTGTGGCCATCGATGGATTGGTATTCCCCGCGTCAACAAGCTATTCCATCACCATGCATGTTAAATATAAGACCGATTTAGGCTATGACGGAACATCATACTTCTTATGGAGCTATGAGAACGGTGCCTTAACGACCACAACCATCCAGCCTCGTGACACACACCTCTCATATGATCCTAATGTGAACATCGAGGCCGTGGAATCATTCGCTATGCCAGCTATGTCCTCCGCCGATTTGAGGAATCTAAACATCAGTTTCTCCAACAACGCTGTCAGTTCGCCGGGCTTCGTTTATATCAACAGGGTATGGTTCGACATCACCTTCTCTCTACCTACTTATCGCAACATCACCATGGCAGGTTCGAGCAGCCTTATTGCCCTGGATACTTATCTGGACGTTGATTTCAACAACGATCGCATAGCTCACAATCAGCTGAATGTGAGAGATGCGTCAAATGCCTATTTGTATGGTGTGTGGGGGGATGTTGAAGAAGAGGACATCGAATATGAGCGCGTACCTGCTTACTTTATCTCCTCAGGCACAACTTCTGCTTATCCTATTTCTAAAGGAACTCTTGACAACACTACCTCCTCCTTGGCCACACTCAGGAGCGTGGATGGAGTATACTATGATGTGGCAGCCAATCAGGTAATGGCACTTGAGAACTTCAACGTAGGAGACATAAGCGGACCGTTATCAGCTGTCACCTTGACTGTATCTGTGAGAGTTGCAGCTGGCTATGTCGTTGATCAATATGTAAAATGGGGGACTTCATGGAGTTTGTTGTATAATACTAGCATTAGACCATCTTCAACTACTTTAACAACGTATAATTTTGATTTATATTCGGCAGGAATCACAGACGTTTCGAAGCTGAATAACTTGAAGATTTCGTTTACAAACACCAGAGCACAATTGGTACAGTTTGACCGCATTGCGATAACAGTTGAAACTGGACCTGCCATATACGTTTACCGCTGGGCGGATGTGAACGCGGTAGATGAGCAGCAGCTTCCAATAAGTGGTGCATTCGTGAATGCCACTTTGTTGAGCAATGGTGGACAAGCCTATTATTATACCCCATCTGGAGTGTCCCCTGTACCGCCCTCTGAAGTGCTCAGCTATTTGAATAGAAATACTGAGAACTACAAGATAACGAATGAGTCGGGCTCCGTAATGCTGCCTCTACTTTCAGATATTCTGACCCGAACTGACCAGCTACCAAATCTGGTACCCATCCATGGTTACAATTTATTCATTAATTATACGAATGTCAGCTCCGTGTTCTATTCAGGCCAGGTAGCGATCTCATTCGACTCTTATCCCGCGATCGGAAAAGAAAATCAAACAAGGATAATTGAGTTCACCATGCCTGATTTGTACTTGGATAGGCCAGACCTGCAGATCAATTCCATGTCTGTAGCACCTTCCACAATCTTCGTGGATGACATCGCCACAATCTCGGTTCAAGTGCGGAACAACGGTCTCACAGGTGCTCGGAATGTTGTGGTAAACTTAACTGATTCGCTAAGCACTTGGACAGGTGAGCAGACGGTGGGCATAATTGGACCGGGGGCCACGGTGGAAGTGCAGTTCTCTTGGGTGGCTACGCCAGCAGGTATGCACACGATTACCGCCCGCGTGGATCCGAAGAATGTGGTTGCGGAAAGTAGCGAGGTGAACAATGAGAGGTCATTATCTTTCACCGTCTTGGCGAATCTGCCCGAGCTTTCAGTTACATCCACCGACATCTCTTTCACTCCGCAGCCAGCCTTTTCCAACAGTCCTGTGACCACGACGGTAGTGGTATCTAATGCATTGGGCAGAGCCGACGCCAAGGACGTCACTGTATCTTTCTACATCGGAGATCCCAGGACAAGCGGTCAGTTAATAGGAACGAATATAATTAACGTCACCAAAGGTGCAGCCAACACTACAAATTTCGTCTGGACCCCGACTGAAATAGGAACATACGACATTTATGTGCAAGTGAATGCTGGACAATCTCCAAAAGAATACTCTTATGCCAATAACCTGGCGAGCAGAGCGATAACCGTTGATTTATCTCTTATGGACACAGATTTGGTAGTGGACGACTCAAATGTAGTGACATTCTCAGGAGCTTCGTTTAGTCAGCGTGGCCGCGTGATAGTAATGGAGCAAGGAACTCTTATCATCCGGTCGGCCACATTCACTATGTTCGAGGATTATGATGGCCAATTCCAGATATACGTTATGGACCAAGGAAGATTGATAATCGAGGGAGCCACCCTGGCTACGACCAAATCGATTTGGATGTATGTGATGGAGGATGCGATCGTATGGGTCAACGATTCCTTGCTCTCTGATGGGTTGAAGATTAAACTGGACGGTTATTCGCAGTTCAGCATTGAGAGGTCAACTGTTCATGCTGAACTGGTCGCCCCGACTTCATCGAATTCGATACTCAGGGCATCTTCTACTACTTTCACCAAATCGCTATCCTCGTTCGGTGGCAAAGCCATCGCCTATTTGACAAGCGTTTCCACTCCTTCTTTGGTCGCCAAGGAGAACGCACTCATCTACCACTATCGCAACATAGAGGTGACGGTGGTAGACCTGGCCAACAATAGGATAGCTGGCGCTGAGGTGGTATTGCGTTACTATGTCAATAGGAGTGATGTCTCAGCCGCGGTGACAAACGTGGCGGGTGCGCTAAGGTTCGCAGCTCTGTGCGATGTGATAACCGCGACTGGTAGCATGTATCATGGCAGGTATGCCTTGAATGCTTCATACGCTTTCATGGCACGGACATATTACGCATCTGAGGCTGCAGTTTCCCTGTCTCCCTATTCTGCTCCCTTGTCTGTGAGCGATGCTAAAATAACTCTCGTCATTCAAGCGATTATACCGATAAGCGAGTGGGACATCATAGTAGATGATAATAATATAGTGGAATTGGAAGGAACCACCTTCAACCATCGTGGCCGGGTTATCGTTATGGATAACGGGGCGCTGAGGATCAGAAATGGTGGTTTAGCCATAGATCAAGACAGCAATTATCAATTCCAGATATTCGTCCAGGACAACGGGCGATTAGAACTGTACAAGGCCACCTTGAGCTCCGACTTCAATATTTGGCTGTATGCATCAGGGAATGCTGTAGTACGCATCGAGGAATCCACGGTTCATTCCTCAGTAATTATGAGACTTGACGGCTTATCCAAAGTGTACCTCCTGAACTCCACCATTGGCTCCGGCATCTCAGCTCCCTCAAGCTCATCTGCAAGAGTGTGGGCCTGGAATACTACTTTCCTAACTTCGTGGAACGCCTTCGGTGGTAATGCCGTAGCTTATCTTGTGAGCGTAAGAGTCCCAGCCTTGAGACCGATTGAGGGCGCACTTGTGCTCCACTATAGATGGGTAAAAGCGACAGTTTTAGATGGTAATAATTATGCCATTCCCAATGCCGTGGTCCAGATCCGCTTCTATGTCAATGGTACCCTATTCAGCTCGGTACGCGCATCAGCGGACGGCACGGTATTGTTCGCTGCGCTTTGCGATCGAATAGACGCCAACGGAGCAAACTACCTGGGTAACTATAGGTTGAATGCCACTTATTGGTTCCAAGGCACACCATACGAATCCAGCGTGGTTCCAGTTTCCCTAGCACCATATGCAGAGCCATTATCAGCGTTGAGCTATGTCAAATCGATTAGCATCCCTTCGGCTCTACCGGATTTGGATCCGCCAATCTTCGTTTCCAACTCGCAGCCATATCGCAACGAGAATGTTACCATAACCACTCATGTAACCAATGTGGGAGTAGTCGATGCTAACAATGTGATGGTACGCTTCAAAGATGGCACCAGTGTCATTTCCGATATTATAGTACCAAAGATATCGCCTGGGGAGACCGTTATCGTGAGTGTTGTTTGGAGGGCGAGTTATCCACTAGGTTTGCATAACATCTCGGTGGTCATCGATCCCTTGAATTTGATAAAAGAGCTCACCGTGGATGACAATACAAATTGGACCTTGGTCGAGGTGAGAGGAGTAGTAGACTTATACATTAGCGAGGTAGATGTTACTGTGACTCCAGCATCGCCTACTACTAACTCTTCAGCATCCATAACTGTGGTTGTGCACAATAGTGGTGACATCGCCGCAAGCAATGTCAATGTATCCTTCACCGACGTGATGCCGGGCGGTCAGCAAGTGCTAATAGGATACGCGTTGATTCCTACCGTCCCGGGCCTTGGGGGTACTGGAGCAGCGAGTGTTTCCTGGGTGCCAACAATACCGGGGAATCATGTCCTAATTATAAGGGTGAATGTGGGCATACCCCCCATTCCAGAGCAGATAACCTCTAACAACAACGTGTCCTATCCTGTCATAGTAAGGAACTACGCTGACCTAACTCCTAGCAGCATAACCTTCAGGCCTCTAACTGCTATCTACGTGGGGAATCAGGTCTTTGTCGATGCAGCCATAGCCAATATCGGTCAGACGGCTGCGGCCAATGTCGTGGTCAACTTCTGGGAGGGTTCCATCGGGACAGGCAGGCTATTCGATACCAAGACCATTAGCTCTGTGGCATCTGGTCAGACAGTCACTGTTACCGGATCCTGGATAGTACAACCCATAGCTGGTGCCAAGTTCCAGACACGCACCATTTGGGTGGATGTGAACCCAGCCCGCACCGTGATCGAGACCAATTACAACAACAACCGCCTCTCACAGGGCGTGATTGTGGTCGATAACCGTCCTGATCTCATGTTCGTGGGTACCTTGAATTTCACCTCTGGAAGCAGCGAGGTTACCGAAGCCGTATTGGGAGAGACAATAGTGATGAGAGTCTCTCTAAAGAACGATGGCTTCACTAATGCTATGGGTGTAAAGATCAGGTTTGAGGCGGGAGACTCTGATGGCTACTATATGACTCTCTTCATAGTCTCGCGCGATGTGAGAGCCAATGAGACGATAAGAATAGAACAGTCCTGGATAGTGAACACCACCACATCGGGGAACTATACCATCCGAGCGACAGTGGATTACAATAGTCAGGTCAATGAAACCAATGAGGGCAATAACATCCTGACTAAAACGTTCAGAGTGAATCCGCCTGTGCCTCAGATCAGCATTAGCGTGCCTCTTGGAGAGCAAAAAGTAGACTCCAATATCATCGTCTCGGGAGTGGTAACCAATTCGCGTACAGGGGCGCCATTGCCCAACCAAGCGGTGGTGCTGACCATAATGACCACTGGCCTGCCTAGGCCGATAATTGAGAATGTGACAGTTTACACCGGCCCATCTGGCGTATTCCAGGGCACTCTGCATATACCAGCCAATGTGAAAGAGGGCACTTATGTGGCTTCAGCGAGTGTAACCATTGACAATAAGACCGTCTCCGTGATGTCCGCAGGCTTCCAGATCGTAAGAGGCCCTTCGGAGACTTCAGTGCCCTTCTGGGTATGGTTGTTGATAATTGCCTTGGTGGTCCTGATAATAGTCGCATTCTCCTTCAAGCTCTACCGCGGCCTGGGGAGAATGGTGGAATGCGGTGAGTGCGGTGCCCTCATACCGGAAAGCTCAAAGCGTTGTCCCAAGTGTGGCGTGGAGTTCGAGACGGGCACAGCCAAGTGCAGCAATTGTGGTGCCTGGATCCCCGTCTCCTCTTCGGAGTGCCCTGAGTGCGGTGTGAAATTCGTATCCGAGCCTTTGCCCGAAGAGGAAAGTGATTACGTGCGCAAGATGAGGGAACAATATGAAGCCTACGTTGCGCCATTCCGAGAGCAGGGCAAACAGGCACTGGGGAAGAAATACAGTGAGGCGAAGTTCCAGGAATGGTGGAAGAAGCAGCCTTCGTACATTTCCTTCGAGAAGTGGCTTTCTCAGGAAGAGCAGAAGAGAAAAGCTGCTGGATCAGCTTTCCCTTGCCCCATCTGTGGTACTTTGAACCCTAAGGGTTCGAATATCTGCAGCAAATGCGGCACCGTGTTCGACAAGACTATGATGAGCGAAGCGCCTACTACCGCATCCACGGAGCAATCCTCGGAGCCCTCAAAGCCTGCTCGTCGGATAGTTCGCAGAGCTGCAGAAAAGAAAACCATCACCAAAAAGCCTGAGGAGGCGGGGCAGCCATCCGAAGAACAACAGCAACCAGAGGAACAGAAAGCTCAGTGA
- a CDS encoding MGMT family protein: MRIETTQKAKRVYELLSQVPQGRVTTYGALAKASGLGRAYRLVGAILRSNPYSPYFPCHRVVMSDGRLGGYHGSDPEKIKIKASLLALEGVEVQENKVINFKVLFFDDFKCE; encoded by the coding sequence ATGAGAATAGAGACCACGCAAAAAGCCAAGAGAGTCTACGAGCTCCTTAGCCAAGTCCCCCAAGGAAGGGTGACTACCTATGGCGCTCTGGCCAAAGCATCAGGATTAGGGCGAGCTTACAGGTTGGTAGGCGCCATATTAAGATCTAATCCTTATTCACCATACTTTCCTTGCCACAGAGTAGTGATGTCGGATGGAAGATTAGGTGGCTATCATGGCTCGGATCCAGAAAAAATTAAGATCAAGGCTTCGCTACTAGCTTTGGAGGGAGTTGAGGTCCAAGAAAACAAGGTGATTAACTTCAAGGTCTTGTTTTTCGATGATTTCAAATGTGAATGA
- the gyrA gene encoding DNA gyrase subunit A — translation MEGAEVKEPPALERKAVVNRPIEKEMEKCYIDYAMSVIVSRALPDVRDGLKPVHRRILYSMYDSGITSGKPYKKSARVVGNVLGQFHPHGDMAVYDALVRLAQPFSMRYVLVDGQGNFGSIDGDAAAAMRYTECRLNKLAEEMLVDLEKDTVDWVDNFDSSLKEPSVLPAKLPNLLINGTSGIAVGMATNIPPHNLREVVDALTALIDRPDMEVNELMQYIKGPDFPTGGIIYGMNGILEAYSTGKGRLKVRAKTKIEEKNGKKSIVVTEIPYQVNKSTLLEGIAQLIKDKKVEGITDLRDESDRDGMRIVMDLRRDAMEEIVLNQLFQHSALEVTFGVINLALVNNEPKVLTLKETLQHHLNYRKEVVTRRTRYELKEAQKRHHILQGLIKAVDSLDETIAIIRSAQSTEEARDGLMARFQLDEEQAKAILEMRLQKLTGLELEALHKEFTDVVELMRKLEEILASEQKIMSIIRSELLELKEKYGDDRRTEIIPYAQDLDEEDLIPIEDMVVMITSDGYVKRIPLSTYKQQRRGGMGLMGMETKEEDHVTDLFVSSTHDDIMFFTNKGKMFLLKTYKIPVGQRHSKGKPIVNLLPHLEEGEKVIDKAPVKKFSEDLFVVFATKQGMIKKTRLDAYKNVRSNGIIALGLNEGDELIDTKVTDDNKEVILATRDGRAIRFDLKYDPEKGTGVRPMGRPATGVIGIRLREGDEVVSMALVTPESRLLTVTEKGYGKVSVVGKPSSVEEEDEDEGEEEETEEEQERDTFRKTHRGGKGIKAIRVTEKNGKVVAVLAVSEEDDILIASDRGNVIRTSVSEFRVTGRVTMGVRAKRLEEGEKVIAVERLVGEHERATVAATDAREDDSMFPTDTISESEDTNGE, via the coding sequence ATGGAAGGTGCAGAAGTTAAAGAGCCGCCCGCCCTGGAGAGGAAAGCGGTGGTTAACCGCCCTATCGAGAAGGAGATGGAGAAGTGCTACATTGATTATGCCATGAGCGTGATCGTCTCCCGAGCTCTACCAGATGTCAGGGACGGATTGAAACCGGTCCATCGCCGCATCCTTTACTCCATGTACGATTCGGGCATCACCTCAGGGAAACCTTATAAAAAGAGCGCCAGGGTGGTGGGTAACGTTCTGGGTCAATTCCATCCTCATGGAGATATGGCAGTGTATGACGCCTTGGTGCGCCTGGCCCAACCTTTCTCGATGAGATATGTGTTGGTGGATGGGCAAGGGAATTTTGGGTCCATCGACGGTGATGCCGCTGCGGCTATGCGTTACACTGAATGCCGCTTGAACAAGCTCGCAGAGGAGATGTTGGTGGACCTGGAGAAGGACACCGTGGATTGGGTAGATAATTTCGACAGCAGCCTCAAAGAGCCATCAGTTCTTCCTGCCAAGCTTCCTAACCTGCTGATAAATGGCACATCAGGAATCGCCGTGGGCATGGCGACCAACATCCCTCCTCATAACCTGAGGGAGGTAGTGGATGCTCTCACTGCCCTTATCGACAGGCCTGATATGGAAGTAAATGAGCTAATGCAGTACATCAAAGGTCCTGACTTCCCTACTGGTGGCATAATCTACGGGATGAATGGAATATTGGAGGCGTATTCCACTGGTAAAGGCCGTCTTAAGGTCAGAGCCAAGACCAAGATTGAGGAGAAGAATGGTAAAAAGAGCATAGTTGTGACCGAGATACCTTATCAGGTGAACAAGTCCACTCTCCTAGAGGGCATTGCCCAGCTAATCAAGGACAAGAAGGTGGAAGGCATCACCGATCTAAGGGACGAGAGCGACCGTGACGGTATGCGCATAGTCATGGACCTGCGCCGCGATGCGATGGAGGAGATAGTCCTCAATCAGCTATTCCAACACTCTGCGCTAGAGGTCACTTTTGGGGTCATCAACCTCGCCCTGGTGAACAATGAACCCAAGGTATTGACTCTGAAGGAGACGCTGCAACACCATCTGAATTACCGCAAGGAAGTAGTTACACGGCGCACTCGCTATGAGTTAAAGGAGGCGCAGAAGCGCCATCACATCCTTCAGGGGCTTATAAAGGCAGTTGATTCCTTGGATGAGACCATAGCTATTATCCGTTCCGCCCAGTCCACTGAAGAGGCCAGAGACGGGCTCATGGCCCGCTTTCAGCTCGATGAGGAACAGGCCAAGGCCATCTTGGAAATGCGATTGCAGAAGCTAACAGGGCTGGAGTTGGAGGCATTACATAAAGAATTCACCGACGTAGTTGAATTAATGCGGAAGCTGGAGGAGATATTGGCCTCAGAGCAGAAGATAATGAGCATCATACGCTCCGAGCTGCTTGAGCTTAAGGAGAAGTATGGTGATGACAGGAGAACGGAAATAATTCCATACGCGCAGGATCTGGACGAGGAAGATCTGATTCCCATCGAGGACATGGTGGTCATGATCACTTCCGATGGCTATGTAAAGCGCATTCCCTTATCCACGTACAAACAGCAGAGGAGAGGTGGTATGGGGCTCATGGGCATGGAGACCAAGGAGGAGGATCACGTCACTGACCTCTTCGTTTCCAGCACTCATGACGATATCATGTTCTTCACTAACAAGGGGAAGATGTTCCTGCTCAAGACTTATAAAATTCCTGTAGGGCAGAGGCATTCTAAGGGAAAGCCGATTGTCAATCTGCTTCCTCATTTGGAGGAAGGAGAGAAGGTAATTGACAAGGCGCCGGTGAAAAAGTTCTCCGAAGACCTCTTTGTGGTATTTGCCACCAAGCAAGGTATGATCAAGAAGACGCGCTTAGATGCTTATAAGAATGTGCGCTCAAATGGTATTATTGCATTGGGCCTGAACGAAGGCGATGAACTCATAGATACCAAAGTAACAGATGATAACAAGGAAGTCATCCTGGCCACAAGGGATGGTCGTGCCATCCGCTTTGACCTGAAATATGACCCGGAAAAAGGAACTGGGGTTAGGCCGATGGGTCGTCCTGCCACAGGGGTCATTGGCATACGCCTGCGAGAAGGTGATGAAGTGGTTAGCATGGCCCTGGTAACACCTGAGTCAAGGCTGCTCACGGTGACTGAGAAAGGTTATGGCAAGGTCTCTGTGGTGGGTAAACCCTCCTCCGTAGAGGAAGAGGACGAGGATGAAGGAGAAGAGGAGGAGACAGAGGAGGAGCAGGAGCGGGATACCTTCCGCAAGACCCATCGCGGAGGAAAAGGGATCAAGGCCATCAGGGTAACTGAGAAGAACGGTAAAGTAGTGGCTGTGCTGGCCGTTTCTGAGGAAGATGACATCTTAATCGCCTCCGACCGTGGAAACGTCATACGCACAAGCGTATCCGAATTCCGCGTCACGGGAAGGGTCACCATGGGCGTCCGGGCCAAACGCTTGGAGGAAGGAGAGAAGGTCATAGCTGTAGAGAGGCTTGTAGGCGAACATGAGAGGGCGACTGTGGCAGCTACGGATGCCAGAGAGGATGACAGCATGTTTCCCACCGATACCATTTCGGAGAGCGAAGACACCAATGGTGAATGA
- a CDS encoding RAD55 family ATPase, whose product MNSHPSAVRIMFKNSIPGLEKVFRTDIEAPKVVLVTGPPGSMKTSFCYSVMSSYLERTKEFGLYVTLEESGESHLRNMRSLGMKLSPNLEISDFTDLRELDEIVEVDNPTDYVQFVEQMLTYYKKKHGDKFTVFTLDSLGALYSLMENSTGMRKRMFYFFKALRDLNLISFIVMERAPGSPSDLLGNEGFLVDGIIEMGLDRSKGKMARYMRVEKMRACEHSMERHTVEVSPGAGMTILGPTMT is encoded by the coding sequence TTGAATTCTCATCCATCAGCGGTGCGCATCATGTTCAAGAACTCGATACCAGGCCTCGAGAAGGTATTTCGCACTGACATCGAGGCTCCCAAAGTGGTTCTAGTCACTGGACCTCCCGGCTCTATGAAGACAAGCTTCTGCTATTCAGTAATGTCCTCCTACCTAGAGAGAACAAAAGAGTTCGGACTCTATGTGACTCTGGAGGAGAGCGGGGAGTCGCACTTGCGCAATATGCGCTCATTAGGCATGAAGCTCTCCCCTAATCTGGAAATATCAGACTTCACTGACTTAAGGGAGCTTGATGAGATCGTGGAGGTAGATAATCCCACGGATTATGTACAGTTCGTGGAACAAATGCTCACGTATTATAAGAAGAAACATGGGGACAAGTTCACCGTCTTCACCTTGGATTCGTTAGGGGCCTTATACTCTTTGATGGAAAACTCTACAGGCATGAGGAAGCGCATGTTCTATTTCTTTAAGGCCTTGAGGGACCTGAACCTTATTTCCTTCATTGTGATGGAGCGCGCGCCTGGCTCTCCCTCAGATTTATTAGGAAATGAGGGCTTTCTGGTAGATGGTATCATTGAGATGGGACTCGATCGCTCGAAGGGGAAGATGGCGCGGTATATGAGAGTGGAGAAGATGCGCGCCTGCGAGCACTCCATGGAAAGGCACACCGTTGAGGTGAGTCCTGGTGCAGGCATGACCATACTTGGTCCCACAATGACTTAG